One window of Bactrocera tryoni isolate S06 chromosome 2, CSIRO_BtryS06_freeze2, whole genome shotgun sequence genomic DNA carries:
- the LOC120768960 gene encoding glutamate receptor ionotropic, kainate 2 produces the protein MKSLLLHIIYTLLCASAYAAEERPKFNVGIIFANKNDETEIAFRTAIERANVFERSFELEPIVEYADTDDSFMVEKTVCKLIAQGVIAIFGPNTAGGTDVVNSICNTLDIPHIVFDWTPNEALSDRQHSSMTLNVHPNNILLSRGLAEILQSFSWRSYTIVYETERELQQLQDVLQVGEPSNNPTTVRQLTEGPDFRPFLKNIKLSTDSCIVLHCSTDNIMKILKQANELRMLGEYQSVFITVLDTHTLDFQELLSVNANITTIRLMDPTDYQVKNVAHDWEEHEKREGRYYRADPSQVKTNMILANDAVSMFVKGLGELGIVEELNPPKLECRKNRAWTHGRRIIEFLKARSVEAATGRVDFNEHGERNFFTLRFMELTTSGFLDLATWDPVNGVDSLEKEDASEKRVGEKLANKTMIITSRIGAPFLLNREPKDGEILQGNARYEGYSMDLIDAIARLLNFKYEFVLAPDGKYGSFNKLTQSWDGLVKQLLDGNADLGICDLTMTSARRQAVDFTPPFMTLGISILYAKPEQPPPDLFSFLSPFSLDVWIYMATAYLGVSLLLFGLSRMAPADWENPHPCKEPEEVENPWCMSNTTWLAVGSIMGQGCDILPQAASTRLVTGMWWFFALMMLNSYTANLAAFLTMSRMESSIKSAEDLAAQSKIKYGALLGGSTMGFFRDSNFTTYQRMWTAMETARPSVFTKNNDEGVDRVLKGKGLYAFLMESTTLEYIVERNCDLMQVGGWLDYKTYGIAMPFNSPYRKQISGAVLKLGESGTLSELKRKWWKEMHGGGSCSQAVSSGGDTPELDLENVGGVFLVLGIGLLTGMLIGICEFLWNIKAVAIEEKISLSEAFKAELMFALRFWIQTKPVHTASSSGGSSSSSSSSAKSSKSSKSSSSSSSRSTKRSKRSSKSYARSISQSAKSIINVTHDLEKNDLSVHDKLRKISSMFSLRSAPSEPSVANVHLEPPPALKHNSQPNQHHAADKHTQMVREVAQQTTLTSDDRSDRDEVEAQQPEIYEIPIAQPLHHHNHHHHHHHHHHKNHDHNHHQQLDDHQPGMQLVERTPNGKVARNGHASFGSAEV, from the exons atgaAATCCTTATTATTGCATATCATATACACGCTACTCTGCGCTAGCGCCTACGCAGCTGAGGAGCGGCCGAAATTTAATGTCG GCATAATTTTCGCCAACAAAAATGATGAAACCGAAATCGCTTTCCGCACCGCCATCGAACGCGCCAATGTCTTCGAGCGCAGCTTCGAGCTGGAGCCCATTGTGGAGTATGCCGATACCGATGATAGCTTCATGGTGGAGAAAACAG TCTGCAAATTGATTGCGCAAGGCGTTATTGCTATTTTCGGGCCAAACACAGCAGGCGGCACAG ATGTAGTGAATTCCATCTGCAATACACTCGATATACCGCATATTGTTTTCGACTGGACCCCCAATGAAGCCCTATCCGATCGCCAGCACTCATCGATGACACTCAATGTACACCCGAACAATATATTACTATCACGTGGCTTAGCTGAAATATTGCAGAGCTTTAGTTGGCGCAGCTACACGATCGTTTACGAGACAGAAAGAG AGCTTCAGCAATTACAGGACGTGTTGCAAGTGGGCGAACCCAGCAACAATCCAACAACTGTACGTCAGCTGACCGAAGGTCCTGACTTTCGTCCATTTCTGAAGAATATCAAATTGTCCACAGATAGCTGTATTGTGCTGCACTGTTCGACAGATAATATTATGAAGATTTTAAAGCAAGCGAACGAACTGAGAATGTTAGGGGAATATCAA AGCGTATTTATCACAGTGCTCGACACACACACATTGGATTTTCAGGAATTGCTTTCAGTGAATGCTAATATTACTACCATACGTCTGATGGACCCCACCGATTATCAAGTGAAGAACGTGGCACATGATTGGGAGGAACATGAAAAGCGCGAAGGTCGTTATTATCGCGCCGATCCGTCACAAGTGAAG ACAAATATGATTCTGGCTAACGATGCCGTTTCGATGTTTGTGAAAGGTCTCGGAGAGCTTGGTATTGTCGAAGAACTCAACCCACCGAAGTTGGAATGTCGCAAAAATCGTGCTTGGACGCATGGCAGACGTATTATTGAGTTCTTAAAAGCG CGCTCGGTAGAAGCCGCAACAGGTCGTGTAGATTTCAACGAACATGGCGAGCGTAACTTTTTCACTCTACGCTTTATGGAATTAACTACCAGCGGTTTTCTAGATTTAGCCACTTGGGATCCGGTGAATGGTGTTGATTCACTCGAAAAAGAGGATGCCAGTGAAAAGCGTGTGGGTGAGAAACTTGCTAATAAAACAATGATAATCACTTCGCGTATTGGTGCGCCTTTCTTATTGAATAG AGAGCCAAAAGACGGTGAAATACTACAAGGCAATGCACGTTATGAAGGCTATTCAATGGACTTGATAGATGCCATAGCAAGAttgttgaactttaaatatGAATTCGTTTTGGCGCCCGATGGCAAATATGGCAGCTTTAACAAATTAACGCAATCATGGGATGGTCTTGTCAAGCAGCTGCTAGACGGT AACGCCGATCTCGGTATTTGTGATCTCACCATGACTTCCGCACGTCGCCAAGCTGTTGACTTCACGCCACCATTCATGACATTGGGCATCAGCATACTCTATGCGAAGCCCGAACAGCCACCACCGGATCTTTTCTCTTTCCTTTCGCCATTTTCTTTAGATGTATGGATATATATGGCTACTGCATATTTGGGTGTTTCGCTACTGCTTTTCGGTCTCTCGCGCATGGCACCAGCAGACTGGGAAAACCCACATCCGTGTAAGGAACCCGAAGAAGTAGAGAATCCTTGGTGCATGTCCAATACGACTTGGTTAGCAGTCGGTTCCATTATGGGGCAAGGTTGCGATATATTACCTCA AGCTGCTTCGACGCGTCTCGTTACCGGCATGTGGTGGTTCTTTGCCTTGATGATGTTGAACTCTTATACGGCCAACTTAGCCGCCTTTCTGACAATGTCTAGG atGGAAAGTTCAATTAAGAGTGCTGAGGATTTGGCGGCCcaaagtaaaatcaaatatgGCGCTTTACTAGGCGGCAGCACAATGGGCTTTTTTCGC GACTCAAATTTCACCACATATCAACGCATGTGGACCGCCATGGAAACGGCGCGTCCATCGGTATTTACCAAAAACAATGATGAGGGCGTTGATCGCGTACTTAAGGGCAAAGGACTTTACGCTTTTCTCATGGAGTCCACCACATTGGAGTATATAGTCGAACGTAATTGCGATCTGATGCAAGTCGGTGGCTGGTTGGATTATAAAACTTATGGCATTGCAATGCCGTTTA ACTCTCCCTACCGCAAACAGATTAGCGGTGCCGTTTTGAAGCTAGGCGAGTCTGGTACGCTCTCGGAGTTGAAGCGTAAGTGGTGGAAAGAGATGCATGGTGGTGGTTCCTGCTCGCAAGCAGTGAGTAGCGGCGGGGATACTCCTGAGTTGGATTTGGAGAACGTAGGCggcgtttttcttgttttaggcATTGGACTGCTCACTGGAATGCTAATTGGTATATGCGAGTTTTTGTGGAATATTAAAGCGGTAGCTATAGAAGAAAAG ATTTCACTCTCAGAAGCCTTCAAGGCTGAACTCATGTTTGCGCTACGCTTTTGGATACAAACAAAGCCGGTACACACAGCTTCTAGCAGTGGTGGTTCTTCATCATCCTCCTCTTCGTCTGCAAAGTCGTCCAAATCTAGTAAGTCTTCGTCCTCCTCATCTTCCAGATCAACGAAACGTTCGAAACGATCATCGAAATCTTATGCTCGCTCAATTTCGCAAAGCGCCAAGAGCATCATAAATGTCACACACGATCTGGAGAAGAATGATTTGTCGGTACACGATAAACTGCGTAAAATTAGCTCTATGTTTTCACTAAGATCTGCTCCATCCGAACCATCTGTCGCCAATGTACACTTGGAGCCACCGCCGGCATTAAAACATAATTCTCAGCCTAACCAGCATCATGCAGCTGATAAGCACACACAAATGGTTCGAGAAGTGGCTCAACAGACAACACTAACCTCAGATGATCGAAGTGATCGTGACGAGGTTGAAGCACAACAGCCGGAAATTTATGAAATACCAATTGCACAACCGCTTCATCATCacaatcatcatcatcaccatcatcaCCACCATCACAAAAATCACGATCATAATCATCACCAACAACTGGATGATCATCAACCGGGCATGCAGCTGGTCGAGCGCACTCCAAATGGCAAAGTGGCACGAAATGGTCATGCAAGCTTTGGCAGTGCGGAGGTTTGA